Below is a genomic region from Methanoregula sp..
ATTCATTAGTTTAGAAATGTCTGAAAATCTTCGTTATTGCAGCAAAAGTACGGACATATTAACCCGTTATGTAAGTTCAACCGGACGTTGCGGTTGCTCTGCACTGCAATGCCAACTCCTATGCGTCTTTTGCCCTGAGTACCAGCCATTGATTGTCACCCGCTTTTTTGAACCGGATCAGCACATATTTGCCGGAAATGATCCTGCCCTGCAAGAGAACTTCGATTCGTTCATTGTTCCAGATCAATGTTTCATACATCCCGGTATCCTTTATTGTTACTTTGCCGGCACCATACTGCCCTTCCGGGATAGTACCCTGGAAAGCAACGTAATCCAGAGGATGATCTTCCACCTGAATTGCCAGTCGTCGTTCACCGGGTTTTTCCGGCAGCCCTTTGGGCACAGCCCAGCTCTTCAGCACCCCGTCCCGCTCAAGCCGGAAATCGAAATGGTGATGGCTCGCGAAATGCTCGTGAAGGACAAAACGCAACTGTTGATGATCGCTCATTTTCGTCTTCCTGCTTTACTCCGGGTGATCAGGGTTTTAAGATCCCGGGCGGCCGCTGTAATATCCGCAGCCCCGACAACAGCAGAGATTACTGCAACACCGTCTGCTCCTGCCACTATGACCTCCCCCACATTTTCCCGGGTTATCCCCCCGATGGCAATAACGGGAACTGACACCTGCCGCC
It encodes:
- a CDS encoding DNA polymerase ligase N-terminal domain-containing protein produces the protein MSDHQQLRFVLHEHFASHHHFDFRLERDGVLKSWAVPKGLPEKPGERRLAIQVEDHPLDYVAFQGTIPEGQYGAGKVTIKDTGMYETLIWNNERIEVLLQGRIISGKYVLIRFKKAGDNQWLVLRAKDA